The DNA window CGCTCGACGTCGCCGAGCAGATGCTCTCCGCGCTGCACGCGGCGCACGAGGCGGGCATCATCCACCGCGATCTGAAGAGCGACAACGTCTTCCTCCTCAGGGACGAGGACGGCGCGATGAGGATCAAGCTCCTCGACTTCGGGATCTCGAAGTTCATAGATCCCGAGCTCGAGAACATGCGGCTGACGCAGACGGGGTCGGTGCTCGGCACGCCGTACTACATGTCGCCCGAGCAGGCGTCAGGCAAGAAGGACCTCGACCGGCGCATCGACATCTACTCGGCGGGCGTGATCCTGTACGAGTGCCTCGTCGGCGCGATCCCGCACTCGGCGTCGAACTACAACGCGCTGCTCATCCAGATCATCACGCAGGACGTGAGGTCGTTCCGCAACGTCCGGCCGGACGTGCCGGAGAGGCTGGAGACGATTGTCCTGCGCGCGCTCGCGCGGCGTCGGGACGACAGGTGGTCCACGGCGATGGAGCTCCTCGAGGCGATCGTGGCGCTGCGGAGATCGCTGCCGTACGACGTGCTCCACGGCGCGCCGATCGTGAACCGTCAGGAGCCGCGGATCGACCGCGACTCGAACACGATGGACTTGGGCGACGTGCTGTACCAGTCCAAGGTCGAGACGCCGCTCGCGTTCGAGAACGAGGGTCCCCGCGAGGCGCGCCGCAGATCGCGGCGTCGCGTCGCCCTCGGCGTCGCCGCCTCGCTCCTGCTCGTGATCGCGGCGGGGACGGCGGTGTTCCTCGGCATGGGGGACGACGCGCCGGTCGCGGCGCCGAGGCCGGCCCCGATCCTGCCCGCGGCCGATCCGGGCGACGACTCCGCGAAGGCGGCCGTGCCGGCGTCCGGCGTCCGGGTGGTCGTCGAGCGGAGCCCCGCGGAGGCCGAGGTCACGTTGGCGGGCGAGCGGGTGCCGGCGGACGGCCTCGAGGTCCCGCGCGGCGAGGGGAAGCTCGAGCTGAAGGCCAGCGCGCCGGGGTACGTCGAGCAGCGCGCCGAGATCGTGCCGGATCGGGACAGGAAGATCGTCGTGACGCTCGAGCCGGCGGCCGCGCCGGAGCCGGCGGCGAAG is part of the Pseudomonadota bacterium genome and encodes:
- a CDS encoding serine/threonine protein kinase — its product is MAHCIHCDEEHGDGVDFCPKTGRPITDVMQRLLGRTIAGRYKLVRCIGQGGMGTIFEAEHTLIGSKVAVKLLHEAFAAQREPVQRLYREARATGAIGHPNIIKVHDVGETSEGVPFLVMELLEGISLGEHIERHGPQPIWFTLDVAEQMLSALHAAHEAGIIHRDLKSDNVFLLRDEDGAMRIKLLDFGISKFIDPELENMRLTQTGSVLGTPYYMSPEQASGKKDLDRRIDIYSAGVILYECLVGAIPHSASNYNALLIQIITQDVRSFRNVRPDVPERLETIVLRALARRRDDRWSTAMELLEAIVALRRSLPYDVLHGAPIVNRQEPRIDRDSNTMDLGDVLYQSKVETPLAFENEGPREARRRSRRRVALGVAASLLLVIAAGTAVFLGMGDDAPVAAPRPAPILPAADPGDDSAKAAVPASGVRVVVERSPAEAEVTLAGERVPADGLEVPRGEGKLELKASAPGYVEQRAEIVPDRDRKIVVTLEPAAAPEPAAKAGASKGSTKAGKAKAGGAGKKPDPGKTGGDGMAPASVEKKPGKGEPKGLDTPMDNPF